In candidate division KSB1 bacterium, the genomic window GATATGTCCGAAAAGTGTGCACCCTGTGGCTTTCTTTGGATTTTGGCGAGTTAGGGGATGTGGATAACTTGTGACCTGGTGCGGCGGCAGGAAAAGAGCGCCGGCCAGTCTGGCCAAATAAGGGTTGATTTTGAGAAAATATTTCAGTAGAATTGCAACACGAGCATCGGTCATTCAGAGAATGAATTGTGGAGACCAATTGTCCGACTGGGTACTTCTGCCGATCTTCTTCTTCGCCCTGGTAGCACTGATTGGGCTTGCCGAGGTGGTGCGGCGATTGCTGGGCGGTTCTGCGGAGATCACACGCAAAGCCGTGCACGTGCTCACCGGCGTGTTGGTAGCGGGTACGCCCTTCATTTTTCGCCATGCCGCGCCCATGGCGCTGCTCGGCGGGGTGTTCGTGGTGGTGAACCTGGTGGGCGTGCAGAGGGGTTTTTTCAAGAGCATGCACGGCACTAACCGGCGGACCTACGGCACGGTGTTCTATCCGCTGGCCTTTCTGATCCTCCTGGCGGTGCTGTGGCAGAGCCATAAGACCGTATTTGTAGCGGCCATGCTGATTATGGCTTTTGCAGACGCTGCCGCGGCTGTGGTTGGCGAGAATTTGCCGCATCCGCGTGAATATCTTCTGGGTGCAGAGAAAAAGTCCGTGGAGGGCTCCACCACCATGTTTCTCGTTACCTTCGCGGTGGTGGTGGGAAGTCTGCTGTTGCTTGGGCCACGTGAGGGAATTGTCCTTGGGTTGCCCCTGACTCTCTGGGTGGCAGCTGTTGTGGCAGTAGTAGCCACCATGTGCGAGGCGGTTTCGGCTCTCGGTTCTGACAACTTGAGTGTGCCGCTCGGCGCTGCTTTTGTCATGCACTACATGCTCACCCACACTGGACCTGACCGTCTGGCGTTCAGTGCCGGCCTGGGGCTTGCCTTGGTGGTGGCGGTGGCCTCAGTCCGAGCCGGCTTCTTGAAGGCAAGCGGCGCTGCACTCACGTTCATTCTGGCCACCCTTGTGTTTGGCGTGGGGCGGTGGCCGTTCGCAGTCCCTATTCTCACTTTCTTCGTTCTGTCCAGCTTGCTGTCGCGTTTGGGCGAGCACCGCAAGCAGCTTCTTGTCGCCAACGCTTTTGCCAAAGTGGGGCCACGTGACTTTGGTCAGGTTTTCGCCAACGGAGGTGTGGCTGGCATCCTTTTGCTGGTGTGGCACTACTTCCCTCAGCCGGTGTGGTACGTGTTGTACGTGGCGTCGCTGGTGGCGGTGACTGCCGACACCTGGGGCACGGAATTGGGCGTGTTGGGCGGACAGGCCCCGCGTTCCATTTTGACTTGGCGGCGGCTACCTGTGGGCAGCTCAGGGGGGATCACGCTGTGGGGCACATTGGGCGGCGCCCTTGGCGCGGCTGTGGTCGCGGGTTCTGCAGCGCTGATGGGCGCACCACATAGGATGGTAACCTGGACGGCCAGAGCTCTCCTGGTCTTGGTGCTGGTTGGCGTAGGTGCAAGCCTGGTGGACAGTCTCATCGGGGCCACCGTACAGGGCCAGTACCGCTGTACCTCTTGTGGCAAGGTGACCGAAAAGCTATACCATTGCGGCCAGCCCACTGAGTTTCTGCGTGGCTGGCCATGGGTCAACAATGATGTGGTAAATGTAGCATGTGCGGCCAGCGGCGTGCTGTTCGCATGGCTGCTGCGTCGTTTTCTCTGGTAGCGCACAGTCGAACCCTGGAGGCATGAAGCTATGGAGGATGAGATGACCACTATCGTGGACGTATTCGCACGGGAAATTCTTGATTCTCGTGGCAACCCAACTGTGGAAGTAGATGTTACCCTGGAATGTGGTGCTGTGGGCCGAGCAGCGGTTCCGTCGGGCGCTTCCACGGGTGAGCTTGAGGCGATTGAACTGCGTGATGGCGACCCCGCGCGCTTCAAGGGGAAAGGCGTCACCAAGGCCGTTTCCAACGTCAACGACACCATAGCCGAGCACATCATCGGCGAAGATGCCACTCAGCAGGCAGTGATTGACCGGATGCTCATTGATTTGGACGGCACCGAGAACAAGTCCAAGCTGGGAGCAAATGCCATCCTTGGCGTGTCGTTAGCCGTGTGCAAGGCAGCAGCGGCAGCGTATGAGTTACCGCTCTATCAGTACATCGGGGGGGTGAACGCACGCACGCTGCCTGTTCCCATGATGAACGTGATCAATGGCGGAAAGCACGCCGACAATAACGTGGACTTGCAGGAATTCATGATCGTGCCGGCTGGTGCGCCGAGTTTCGCAGAGGCCTATCGGATGGGCGCGGAGATCTACCATGCACTGAAA contains:
- a CDS encoding DUF92 domain-containing protein, with translation MSDWVLLPIFFFALVALIGLAEVVRRLLGGSAEITRKAVHVLTGVLVAGTPFIFRHAAPMALLGGVFVVVNLVGVQRGFFKSMHGTNRRTYGTVFYPLAFLILLAVLWQSHKTVFVAAMLIMAFADAAAAVVGENLPHPREYLLGAEKKSVEGSTTMFLVTFAVVVGSLLLLGPREGIVLGLPLTLWVAAVVAVVATMCEAVSALGSDNLSVPLGAAFVMHYMLTHTGPDRLAFSAGLGLALVVAVASVRAGFLKASGAALTFILATLVFGVGRWPFAVPILTFFVLSSLLSRLGEHRKQLLVANAFAKVGPRDFGQVFANGGVAGILLLVWHYFPQPVWYVLYVASLVAVTADTWGTELGVLGGQAPRSILTWRRLPVGSSGGITLWGTLGGALGAAVVAGSAALMGAPHRMVTWTARALLVLVLVGVGASLVDSLIGATVQGQYRCTSCGKVTEKLYHCGQPTEFLRGWPWVNNDVVNVACAASGVLFAWLLRRFLW